From Candidatus Latescibacter sp., the proteins below share one genomic window:
- a CDS encoding gliding motility-associated C-terminal domain-containing protein, which produces MNFISKPIVLFLGIYLSVSAVSAEPNGLSAMFSSPSAGLGANDLGDMAWDGYSLWVSGSSSLNRRIGEGGGLYDWISYKQTNGFGQGSISALTASGDTLIAAWGYSAEYLGNLVPYGDGLSLSLDRGKSWKHITVKDMFLDRAGLSNPGRYTTTYDIVLSRGTIWCSTTSGFLLKSSDVGKSWTNILPNNETLDLTNPNHHGQCADAYGDTLWVGTFQGMNVSFDRGKTWTNYSWNTSNAGDLSDPKPGNWVYSVEHKIIGGKTHVWAGCDNYVYTNLGLYGICHTDDNGKTWQYKTTRYNAWNFAFGHKGASDPAFGDSTVFAASDSGLVVSRDLGAHWNIMDIRESDDLFWKNGERVSSVLVVSDTLWAAGANGLARTTDWGKTWKIFRGVTRVKTLDTGEKDVGISTAFDDVKTYAFPNPFSPSRHDADFSKTRIHFALKKDASISIAIYDYHGRLLRDLVSGVFRAGGRDYQEIWDGRDKNNTLVPNGVYFYRIKTQQGDSARGKIMVLD; this is translated from the coding sequence TTGAATTTTATAAGTAAACCGATTGTTTTGTTTCTTGGAATTTATCTTTCGGTATCCGCCGTGAGCGCGGAACCAAACGGTTTATCCGCCATGTTTTCATCGCCTTCCGCCGGACTGGGCGCCAACGATCTCGGCGACATGGCATGGGATGGCTATTCTCTGTGGGTAAGCGGATCAAGTTCACTTAATCGCCGGATTGGCGAGGGCGGGGGACTGTATGACTGGATTTCCTATAAACAGACAAATGGATTCGGACAGGGATCCATTTCCGCGCTGACTGCATCGGGAGATACCCTCATCGCCGCCTGGGGATACAGCGCTGAATACCTGGGAAACCTGGTGCCCTATGGTGACGGCCTTTCTCTCTCGCTGGACCGGGGAAAGTCCTGGAAGCATATCACGGTGAAAGACATGTTCCTTGATCGGGCCGGACTCTCGAATCCCGGCCGGTATACCACCACGTACGACATTGTTCTTTCGCGGGGAACCATCTGGTGCAGCACCACTTCCGGTTTTCTTCTGAAAAGCTCCGATGTGGGAAAATCCTGGACCAATATCCTTCCCAACAACGAAACGCTCGACCTTACGAACCCGAACCACCATGGGCAGTGTGCGGACGCCTATGGCGATACCCTCTGGGTGGGAACTTTTCAGGGAATGAATGTCAGTTTCGACCGTGGAAAAACCTGGACGAATTATTCCTGGAACACCTCCAACGCCGGTGATCTTTCCGATCCGAAACCCGGCAACTGGGTGTACTCGGTGGAGCATAAAATCATTGGTGGAAAGACCCATGTCTGGGCCGGCTGCGATAACTATGTCTACACCAACCTCGGATTGTACGGCATCTGTCACACCGATGACAACGGCAAAACATGGCAGTATAAAACCACCAGGTATAATGCCTGGAATTTTGCCTTCGGACACAAGGGGGCGAGCGATCCGGCTTTCGGGGATTCGACAGTTTTTGCCGCATCGGATTCAGGCCTGGTCGTTTCCAGAGACCTGGGCGCTCACTGGAATATAATGGACATCCGTGAGTCGGATGATCTCTTCTGGAAAAACGGAGAGAGAGTATCATCCGTGCTAGTGGTGAGCGATACGCTCTGGGCTGCCGGCGCCAACGGCCTTGCCCGCACCACCGACTGGGGGAAAACATGGAAGATTTTCCGCGGCGTTACCCGTGTAAAGACACTGGATACCGGGGAAAAGGATGTCGGCATATCCACCGCCTTTGACGATGTAAAGACCTATGCTTTCCCGAATCCTTTTTCTCCTTCCCGGCATGATGCCGATTTTTCAAAAACACGGATACATTTTGCACTGAAAAAAGACGCCAGTATTTCCATCGCCATCTATGATTATCATGGCAGGCTGCTGCGAGACCTGGTCAGCGGCGTCTTTCGCGCCGGAGGCCGGGATTACCAGGAAATCTGGGACGGCAGGGACAAGAACAACACCCTTGTTCCCAACGGGGTCTATTTTTATCGGATAAAAACTCAACAAGGGGATTCTGCTCGTGGCAAAATCATGGTTCTCGACTGA
- a CDS encoding LysM peptidoglycan-binding domain-containing protein, with product MKNHTLGIALSFFLLTAVGCSAPAVKSITSSVPKIKQNESTLTFAPVDPSNIQKYEHEESLLAHILAYYDKVIAAHREGDFGLAETLVDSAFVLYGKVNLDEINNQSLVTRFNTTVSALAHEYGVILQESDEIAREDPGSWIADLSNLEQFKSGQWSFEELKDIVNKISRKSDVPIDFNEKVRNCIYYFQTKGHDVMARWQSRSGRYIPMMQKIFAEEDLPVDLVYLSMIESGLNPRAVSRARAVGLWQFIYTTGKLYGLERNEWIDERRDVLKSTKAAAQHLQDLFKLYDDWNLVMAAYNCGAGRVSRSTQQSGLNDYWRIDLPKETDNYVPMYMAALIISKAPEIFGFQNIEKEPPYAFDTAEVRPYTKIDTAAKCAGVDAEALKDLNSELTREYTPGGKDVYQLKIPKGSREKFIVEYAKIPEEKIKTVSVAKGYTIRKGDTISKVARKYGITISSLLAANNLKQGAVLKIGQKLNIPGSVDTVEIAVNTEKASPAKAEPEQKKTAKGVLADTQPDHITYIVQENDSLYVIAQKYAVSYKDIMVWNKIRNPRMIKPGDKLLIKTKG from the coding sequence TTGAAAAACCACACTCTTGGAATTGCTCTGAGTTTTTTTCTATTGACAGCAGTTGGATGTTCCGCACCCGCTGTAAAGAGCATAACGAGTAGCGTACCGAAAATCAAACAGAACGAATCAACCTTAACGTTTGCACCAGTAGATCCATCTAATATCCAAAAATATGAGCATGAAGAATCTCTTCTTGCCCACATTCTTGCATATTATGACAAGGTCATCGCGGCTCACCGTGAAGGAGATTTCGGACTGGCTGAAACCCTTGTTGACAGTGCATTCGTGCTGTACGGCAAAGTCAATCTTGATGAAATCAACAATCAATCGCTCGTTACACGGTTTAATACAACCGTATCGGCGCTCGCCCATGAATATGGAGTAATTTTACAGGAATCTGACGAAATCGCCCGTGAGGATCCTGGGTCCTGGATAGCGGACCTTTCCAACTTAGAGCAGTTCAAATCAGGGCAATGGTCATTCGAGGAATTGAAAGACATTGTGAATAAAATTTCCCGTAAGAGCGATGTTCCGATCGATTTCAATGAAAAAGTCAGAAATTGTATTTACTATTTCCAGACCAAAGGTCATGACGTCATGGCCAGATGGCAGTCACGGAGCGGCCGGTACATTCCCATGATGCAGAAGATTTTTGCAGAAGAGGACCTTCCTGTCGATCTGGTATATCTGAGCATGATTGAGAGCGGTCTGAACCCCCGGGCGGTTTCACGCGCCCGTGCAGTCGGTCTCTGGCAGTTCATTTACACCACCGGAAAGCTGTACGGCCTGGAACGAAACGAATGGATCGATGAACGGAGAGACGTTCTAAAGTCCACCAAAGCCGCCGCCCAGCATCTCCAGGACCTCTTCAAACTGTATGATGACTGGAATCTGGTTATGGCCGCCTATAACTGCGGGGCCGGCAGAGTCAGCCGTTCCACTCAGCAATCTGGACTGAATGATTACTGGCGGATAGATTTGCCCAAGGAAACGGACAACTATGTGCCGATGTACATGGCCGCGCTCATTATTTCCAAGGCGCCGGAGATTTTTGGATTCCAGAATATCGAAAAAGAACCTCCTTACGCGTTTGACACTGCAGAGGTCCGGCCTTATACGAAAATTGACACTGCAGCCAAATGCGCCGGAGTGGATGCAGAGGCTCTGAAAGACCTTAATAGCGAACTGACCAGAGAATATACTCCCGGCGGAAAAGATGTTTATCAGCTCAAGATACCTAAGGGAAGCCGGGAAAAATTTATTGTTGAGTACGCCAAGATACCAGAAGAAAAGATCAAAACTGTCAGTGTGGCAAAAGGGTATACGATTCGAAAAGGGGATACCATATCCAAAGTGGCGCGCAAATACGGGATAACGATATCTTCACTCCTGGCGGCGAATAATCTGAAACAGGGCGCTGTGCTCAAAATCGGACAAAAACTGAATATTCCCGGTTCGGTTGATACTGTCGAAATTGCTGTGAATACCGAGAAAGCCTCCCCAGCGAAGGCTGAACCGGAGCAGAAGAAAACTGCCAAGGGTGTTTTGGCTGATACACAGCCCGATCATATCACGTATATTGTTCAGGAAAATGATTCTCTCTATGTGATTGCTCAAAAATACGCGGTGAGCTATAAAGATATCATGGTCTGGAACAAGATCCGTAATCCAAGGATGATTAAGCCCGGCGACAAGCTGCTCATCAAGACAAAAGGCTGA
- a CDS encoding SPOR domain-containing protein: MKKMYNFIGVCIICALLMNTGCGMSGVAIPNRQSTMEDIDPFEYGDEFAGKAAGTDATKGSVDAKGNNAVVPVPADTRKQTTEISRTEEKTPVINPRSELSTNSFEYRVQIGIFEDRKSADKCREEALSKVNMNVYIEFEAPFYRVRVGDFKTRKEAEINVKVMQDFGFKGAFWVIKNVANQ; this comes from the coding sequence ATGAAAAAAATGTATAATTTTATAGGAGTTTGCATAATCTGCGCACTTCTGATGAACACCGGATGCGGTATGAGCGGGGTGGCCATCCCAAACCGTCAGAGTACCATGGAAGATATAGATCCGTTTGAGTATGGAGACGAATTTGCCGGGAAAGCTGCGGGTACCGATGCAACCAAAGGTTCTGTCGATGCCAAGGGCAATAATGCAGTCGTTCCCGTCCCTGCGGACACCAGGAAACAAACCACCGAGATTTCACGAACGGAGGAAAAAACGCCGGTTATTAACCCCAGATCTGAGCTGTCAACAAATAGCTTTGAATATCGAGTGCAGATAGGTATATTCGAGGATCGTAAATCGGCTGACAAATGCCGGGAAGAAGCTCTTTCCAAAGTAAACATGAATGTGTATATTGAGTTCGAGGCGCCGTTTTACCGGGTACGGGTGGGGGATTTCAAAACGCGAAAAGAGGCGGAAATAAATGTAAAAGTTATGCAGGATTTTGGTTTCAAAGGAGCTTTCTGGGTAATTAAGAATGTCGCCAATCAGTAA
- a CDS encoding DUF3108 domain-containing protein — translation MNKFFPTTVLVFLAIFLVDFSNNKNISSSFPAVVPSPPPREGIAPSQTLPQPAAPSSQAMSDTLVSASSILKAREIPPDIAKKYTIGKFIPRKEKNETFDVGENLVFSIDYGFYSAGIATMSVIGSEFINGGLCYHIRTTAESNKFISSFYKVRDRVDSFIDMQGIFSRRFEKHLREGGYSFDELVDLYQDRLLAVSTKEKRAFVEIPLYVQDILSSLYYIRTFDLRVGKKETLEVLADGKVYPLQIMVHKKEKVTVEAGSFTCFLVEPLLKSEGIFSQKGRLLVWLTDDKNKIPVKMTSKVTIGNIAANLKNYKKQVDK, via the coding sequence GTGAATAAATTTTTTCCTACCACGGTTTTGGTATTTCTGGCAATTTTTTTAGTTGACTTCTCAAACAATAAAAATATATCGTCATCATTCCCTGCCGTCGTTCCGTCGCCGCCTCCCCGGGAAGGTATTGCCCCGTCCCAAACACTTCCTCAGCCGGCCGCTCCCTCCTCTCAAGCGATGTCAGATACATTAGTTTCTGCTTCATCGATACTTAAAGCCCGTGAAATCCCGCCCGATATCGCAAAAAAATACACAATCGGAAAATTCATTCCCCGAAAAGAAAAAAATGAAACGTTTGATGTGGGGGAAAATCTGGTGTTTTCCATCGATTATGGTTTTTACAGCGCCGGGATTGCAACTATGTCGGTCATAGGTTCGGAATTTATTAACGGAGGGTTGTGCTACCATATCCGTACCACTGCCGAGTCAAACAAATTCATATCTTCTTTTTATAAAGTCAGAGATCGGGTTGATTCATTCATTGACATGCAGGGAATCTTTTCACGGCGATTTGAGAAGCACCTGCGGGAGGGGGGATATTCTTTCGATGAACTGGTCGATCTCTATCAGGATCGTCTCCTGGCGGTGAGCACCAAAGAAAAGCGGGCGTTTGTGGAAATTCCTCTGTATGTGCAGGATATTTTGAGCTCCTTGTATTATATCCGTACCTTCGATCTCAGGGTGGGAAAAAAGGAGACATTAGAAGTATTAGCCGATGGAAAGGTCTATCCCCTCCAGATTATGGTTCACAAAAAAGAGAAAGTAACGGTTGAGGCCGGTTCATTCACCTGCTTTCTGGTTGAGCCTTTGCTGAAATCCGAGGGTATTTTCAGCCAGAAAGGAAGGCTTTTGGTCTGGCTTACAGACGACAAAAACAAGATACCTGTCAAGATGACGAGCAAAGTTACCATTGGAAATATTGCCGCAAATTTAAAAAATTACAAAAAACAGGTTGATAAATGA